CATCACCAGCGTCGGCAGCGCGGTGAACGGGTCGAGAAAAGCGGTTTCCGGCTCGGGCACCACGAGCATGTCGCTTTCGTTGATCGCCTGCCAGCCGCGGATGCTCGAGCCGTCGAACCCCAGCCCGTTTTCAAACACGTCTTCTTCAAGCTTGTTGACCGGGATGGTGAAATGCTGCCACATGCCCGGAAAGTCCATGAATCGCAGATCGATGGCCTTGACATCCTTTTCGCGGCACAATGCCAACACTTCTTTGGGCTTCATAGCATGCTCCCCGTTAAACAAGGCAGATCTCCCGAAATGGAAAACGAAGACGAGCCGGCAACACGCCCGTCAAGATAAATCCTTGCGGCTGGCAAAGCAATCAGGCCGTCAAAGAAACCGCAAAGCGGAAATGGCGAGAATCCTGAGAGCCAGCCGGCAGCAACCTCTAAGCACGATGGTCAAAACTTCGTCCGATACGAGGGGCCATCATGACGGGATCGCAATGGTCGGAGCGTGGCGCCGAGTCTGCTCGCGCGCGTCGGCGCGGATCGTCGGTGGCATTGCCGAGCGCCTCCTCCGTGCGGTTGTTGAAATTATTCCCGAAGCTCGGACCGACCTGCGCTTTGAACTCCAGCAGGGCCAACAAATGACCGTCGGCCACCACAACCAGATCCCAATCTTTCTCCGCTCGATAATAGCCCGGCACCTTTCGCTTTGCCTTCCAATAGACATGCGCTTCCGGAACTCCGGCCGCAATGAATAGGTCTCTGCAGATTTCGGCAAAGCCATCGAGATGCTTTCCGCCGGTGACGGCGGCGCGCAGCCCGGCATCTTTACTGCCGCTACTGGTTCCCTGGCTTTGGCTTTGTTTGTCGCGCACCAGCCAGAATAGTTTGATCGCTTCGCCCACTCGCCTTTCAACATCGCGCATGGAGTGCGACCTCGGCTTTGCTGAACATGTCTCTCGGTCGGCCCCCCGGCACGAGAGCCGAGTAACACTGCTGCCATACGCGGTCGAGTTCCCCTAAGAACATCGCGTAATCTTCCATGTCGCCGAGTTGTCCCGGGCTATGCCGATATTCCTTTGTCCAGTACGGCGGACTTGTCAGCACAAGGTGAACGCTCTTGGCTTCCAATCCCATTTCGCGGGCGTCGCCAACGACCACCTCGTGTCCGGTCGGCAACTGCCGTACCGCGTCGTCGATCAACGCCATCAGTCGCTCATCTTTGGCAATAGCAGGGAGCGCTGTCTGAGGGTTTGCCAGTGAGGGCAATCCGGCCGGCAGAAATTGATCCGGGTCGAAGTTCATCGAGATAGCGTTCAAAATAGAATACAAACCTGAGAAGGTGAAAACGCGTCAGGAACCGCTTTCTCGGCGCGGATGGTCGGGATTGTCGATCCCGATTCCGGCCCGCCCTCCTTGTTTTTCCCTCGAAAGCGAGGCGTCGGGAATCGCTTGCTCGACGCAAATGGGCTGTTGTGCGCGGCTAGCGAATAATCAACCGCGGCGTTTTACGATT
The window above is part of the Pirellulales bacterium genome. Proteins encoded here:
- a CDS encoding PaeR7I family type II restriction endonuclease — protein: MRDVERRVGEAIKLFWLVRDKQSQSQGTSSGSKDAGLRAAVTGGKHLDGFAEICRDLFIAAGVPEAHVYWKAKRKVPGYYRAEKDWDLVVVADGHLLALLEFKAQVGPSFGNNFNNRTEEALGNATDDPRRRARADSAPRSDHCDPVMMAPRIGRSFDHRA